CacgcaaatgagccactgctcattCCGCCACCCGAACGACTTGCTTAGTTTTTGAAAACGGGCAACTtcaaagaacatttaattggttgtgtaatttcacactggaTGTGTGGGCAGGCACACCAGAGATCCAaatgtttgtatacaagccatAATTTGTTCCCTTGTAGCACCTTATTATAAGCAACACTTAGTGTTAAGGGGACAGCCACGCTCTCTTCACCAATTCCAAACCTCTTGCTGGCAGCACCTGCGAGAACAATGACATGGACATGAAATAAAGTGCATCTCTGCTGCGGTTTGTCACAGTGTGACTCACCCATAGCCTTGACTGCTCTGGTTGCAGCCGTGTGTCCAAGCTCTACTGAATGAATAAACACTTCACTTCTCTTCTCTCCGCCAGAGAGGGTTAGCTGTGCAGATGAAATCAAACTAGGTAATCACTAAGTACAAATTCACAACATAGAAAAGTATGGAGACACTTTCCACACTGATCAGTTATTGAGCAAATCAATTAGAGTTTGTCATTTcaccaaaacattttggacaattgcaTGCTACCAATTTTGTGGGTTTGTGGAAGACCTTTTTTCTGCAAAGTCCATAAATGTATGCAAACACTGCATAAGGTTGTAGTGgcttcaacatttaaaaaaaaatcctttcttCTAtaaacctagcatgcatgtttttggtatggtgaggaagctggagtatccTGAGAAAACGCATGCAACCACAGAAAGTCAGATTAAGAGGGAGGCTGTGTGCTGCCCATATCTCATTAATtttgctattgacatgaacttGGATgtagccgtggcccaatggttaaggtggacctaggttcaagacccacgactggaccatccgccaacatccccccagactcacggctgtggtgcccttgagcaagacaatgATACCCataaatgctccccgggcgcttcagctgccccttgctccagtgtgttccactcatgtgtatgtgttgactgtgatgggttaaatgcagagaacacattttgtgtgcatgcatgcatgttcatgacaataaaagatgattcttcttcttctgtatgTGGGTCATTTTCCTACTAACCTCAGCCTTGTAGAGTTGCAACAGGACAGGTTGGTCTGCATGTCTACAGTAGTAAAGAACCAAGTCAGCCATCAAGGGAAGATGCTCCACTCTGCCATTGTCCTCTGGAATGTTTTCTTCCTTCCATGCAGGCTGCGCCACAGGAAACACATTAGTTGACATAAGGTACCgtaaactttttatttaaaaaacaaaaatccgtGTAAGAGGTGGTGCCAGTAGTTGGCTGTAATGACCTTAACTTTGACTAGATACCACCTGGTGTTGCGCTAGACATCTTTACCAAAGCACTCACCACCTACTAAGGAATCGTGGCATCTGAAAAGCTGAAGCTCTATGATGAGAGAAACCTATGCTGTATGTATGTGAAGCATTCTGGAACAAACACTTCTAAACATTTcaacacttaaaaaaagaattaaggATTAAAAAACCTGGAAAAATATCTGCTGACAAGAAGAGTGTGTGCCTTGCTGGAGTGGGAGAAAGTAAGTTCGTGAGAAATTGGACAgacattttctattgtattttattgaaaaaaaataattcatttgttgtttgtctatgaaAGTGTACAAATTAGTGCTCATCCATATAATGCTCACACTTAGTGCTGTGCTACTTATCAATGCCTGAATGAATGGAGAAGAGTGTGGTTATGGTGTCAGTGTGGTTACCTGGCAAAGGACGTCTGAGGAGAGACTGAGCAGACTGTGGATGCTGCGATCATACCAGGGATCCATCATTCCCAACATCTGGGCTAAATCTGTGGTGCTGTCCTCTCGGGAGATACCCTTAGGCTGCCAACAACATGTGAGAGGGATTCATGACAACTGAAGGCCCATGTACCAAGTCCATGGTCCACCAGTAGTAAGGACTAAAAAGTTGTAAACAGGTGATCTCACCAAAGAGGCAGCTTCAATAGAATGTCCAGTTTCAGTTGACGAGTGTCTTTCTCTCGGCTTTCCCCTAAATGTCCTGTTTGTGGGAATAAAGTAAAACTGCAACTTGCACATCTTGGTGAGTCGGGGACATTTGGCCTCTTTCTGCTGCAGGTCGCTGTAAGCCCTGGCAAGCCGCCCGGCCTCTCTGTCCCGGCCGAACACCAGTACTACGCACCAGAGCAGGCGCCTGTGCCGCGTCGGTTTCGTTGCTGCTTAAGATGGGCCTTCTGCGGATACAAATATGCTTCTGGGGAGAGAGAGGATCTTTGCTGGTGAGAGGAGAGCACCCATGAAATTCATGCAGAAGTTGATTGTGGTTCGATTGAGATTGTTTTAGCTGTGTCCCAAGACTGCGTGGGTTCTTGAAAAACAAGGAGAAGTGCTCTATGCCGATGAGGCTTTTGGATTTCTTCTTGGGCTTCTTTCTGGGCTTTGACTGACTCTTTTGTCTCTCAGCTGTCTCCGGATGTCCCGTGTCTTCACTGAAGTCACTTCCCAGACCTGATGAGCCACATGTTGAGGACACAGAGCAGCTGGAAGACGGAGAGTGACAGGACAACATGGAGTCTCTCGAAGACGAGGAGGCCGTGGAGATACAACTGTTCTCCAAGCCCTGATCCTCTTCGCTTCTCTGGATGACGTCTTTCTCCACATCCACGTCAGTGCTATGATCTTCATCTCTTTGGAGACACGGAAGTGGTAAATCCACATAGCATTCTCTCATGAGAATATTATTGAGAAAATCTGGAATATGAAGAAAGCAGTTACATAAGTtaactaagatttgaaatatcTGGTAagtttatgtgtttgtttaaatctGATCAAACCGTATCAGTCACCAAAGTTGTCGTTTTCCCAGAAGCTGGTGTGACATTTGGGAAAGGGGAGTGCAAAAGTCTCAGCAAGCCCTAATGAGACGGAAAAAAATGCCGAGATTGAGGAGCAGAGGTCAGTCATGACAGGCAGGTCAAGCAAACATCGAGTCACACTGAAAATGAATACACATTTGTCACTGTCGATAGTTACTATTACTGGTGATTAGTTCATTCTCAACTGCTTATAAATATAGTATTAAAAATATACTGGttacaatccatccattcatcactTATAGGCTTGTACTTATTGGAGCTGGATGCTATCCTGGCAGACTTTGGGCtaggggcagggtacaccctggattggtcgccagccaatcacagggcacatacagtatagacaaaccattcacactattAACCTAAAATTTATGTTTTAGGAACATGGGAGGATGCCGGAGTacccgccaaaaaaaaaaaacacacacacacgcacaagttCAATTAAATTCAGATCCAAACGCTAAatctcagaactgggaggcagaagtgctaaccactgATTATGATCCCTTTTATCATGTTgtgctgtatatttttgttgttgcgcACCATAGAACTAGATCTCACATATGCAGGGATGCAAATGGAAATGTTACAGTGAAGGCTTGCGCAAACTGGGGCGTgcaaacagtgctgcacctcGAGCTAGAAGGTTCGGGAGGGGTTTGGTGCCTTGCTCAGGACACCTCGACAGAGTCAAGATGCAGACAAGCATTTATCCAACAacaatgtgcctttttttttttcctttttttggtcTGCAAAAGTTTCATGTCTGCTCTGTTACAAAACCCAAGTCCTTATTGATACACATAATGTATCGTTACAGTATATTCAGTGCGTATAtactttaaaaaatttttttttttaatttaaatttatattttgtttatgttGTTATTCTTGGGCTTGCTGCTGCTCTAAAACCAGACCTTTCCATTGTCATTACCTTAAATAATTCAACTAATTCATTTGGATGGTACACTGTAATATGGAGAACAGTGGTTCTGTAGTTGCCAGGGCAACCCTGATCCACTTACCTTAGTGGTCAATATTGTATTTGAGAACCAGATTGGGCTCTTGTACATTTGAGCACTTGTGCTTGTGCACTTTATAGAAGCATAAAACCACTGCTGCCAGTGTGCCTCTATAAAGTACTTACCTGTGTCCAAGTAGTCATCTTCAGCTGTGGGAATAAGGCTTTGGCGGAGCTGCTCTACAGTCTGTAGAAGACTCTGTCTGGCAGTGCTGATATTTGCTGTGCAGGCTGCTGTCTCCATGCAGCGAGTTACTGTCTCCAGTAGCTGCTCCAGCTCAACAGGCTCTTTTGTCTACAGCAATATTGAGAAGTTGGTTTTAGCAATAACTACCCCAAAACAAAGAGATCTGAAGATAAATAGAAGCTTGTTGTCACCTGCAAGGCATGACAGAGTCCCTGCAGGTGGATTTTGGTGCCCAGAGCAGCCTGGAAGCTGTGCAGAATGAGGGTGATAGTGATGTCTCGCTTGGACTGATGGCTGACACTCAGCTGCTTGGAAACTGACTGGACCTCTGGGGGAATATCTTCATCTGGACTCACTAACAGCACTACCCTGATTaacacatacaaccccaattccaatgaagttgggaggttgtgttaaacataaataaaaacagaataaaatgatttgcaggcggcacggtggacgactggttagagcgtctgcctcacagttctgaggacacgggttcaatccccggccccgcctctgtggagtttgtatgttctccccatgcctacgtgggttttctccggacactccggtttcctcccgcatcccaaaaacatgcatggtaggttaattgacaactataaattgcccgtaggtgtggatgtgagtgagaatgattgtttgtttgtatttgccctgcgattggctggcaaccagttcagtggctcagaaaatggatggatggacaatgatttgcaaatcatccatccatccatccattttctgagccgcttctcctcactagggtcgcgggcgtgctggagcctatcccagctatcatcgtacacccagaactggttgccagccaatcgcaggccacatagaaacaaacaacccttcgcactcacagtcacacctacgggcaatttagagtctccaattcaagcatgtttttgtgatgtgggaggaaaccggagtgtccggagaaaacccacgcaggcacggggagaacatacaaactccacagaggcggggccggggattgaaccccggtcctcagaactgtgaggctgacactctaaccagttggccactgtgccgccgagttgcaaatcatgttctacctatatttaattgaatatactacaaagacaagctatttaatgtccaaactgatcaacgttattgtttttgcaaataatcattaacttagagttttatgggtgcaacacattccagaaaagctgggactgggtcatgtttatcactctgttacatcaccttttcttgtaacaacatttaataaacgtttgggaactgaggacactaattgttgaagctttgtaggtggaattctttcccattcttgcttcagCTGTTGaacagtccgggttctccgttgtcatattttacgcttcataatgcgccacacattttcaatgggagacaggtctggactgcaggcaggccagtctagtacctgcactccgctgttgtaaca
This Phycodurus eques isolate BA_2022a chromosome 16, UOR_Pequ_1.1, whole genome shotgun sequence DNA region includes the following protein-coding sequences:
- the LOC133415160 gene encoding LOW QUALITY PROTEIN: phosphoinositide 3-kinase regulatory subunit 5-like (The sequence of the model RefSeq protein was modified relative to this genomic sequence to represent the inferred CDS: deleted 1 base in 1 codon); protein product: MAQNSCTEDRIQHVLERCLCDLEFNTPDKQLWNAGLCMNRWCLEELVMRDPQNSPFLLQTILKKTEEVLLQCQYKLVVPLTLLFSSTLLKTPYLHPDCDVLLEAYLLFHHFLSWPDPYCTACRHLLNIIYSELRAPGISFQRLVKTEQGISTVNQHSKTMVVLLVSPDEDIPPEVQSVSKQLSVSHQSKRDITITLILHSFQAALGTKIHLQGLCHALQTKEPVELEQLLETVTRCMETAACTANISTARQSLLQTVEQLRQSLIPTAEDDYLDTGLAETFALPFPKCHTSFWENDNFDFLNNILMRECYVDLPLPCLQRDEDHSTDVDVEKDVIQRSEEDQGLENSCISTASSSSRDSMLSCHSPSSSCSVSSTCGSSGLGSDFSEDTGHPETAERQKSQSKPRKKPKKKSKSLIGIEHFSLFFKNPRSLGTQLKQSQSNHNQLLHEFHGCSPLTSKDPLSPQKHICIRRRPILSSNETDAAQAPALVRVLVFGRDREAGRLARAYSDLQQKEAKCPRLTKMCKLQFYFIPTNRTFRGKPRERHSSTETGHSIEAASLPKGISREDSTTDLAQMLGMMDPWYDRSIHSLLSLSSDVLCQPAWKEENIPEDNGRVEHLPLMADLVLYYCRHADQPVLLQLYKAELTLSGGEKRSEVFIHSVELGHTAATRAVKAMGAASKRFGIGEESVAVPLTLSVAYNKVACSGRSQWTQGEMLCTSINIHKASRKAERLESRTEGLQLSMSEVTKKHCPKSKKSKIQHSSESEVNVNRVEVISAKAGTTFDVCLDQDERKFLQSVTRLEVSLCCKPGSSSDWKSYKFSPGQVQPLHPSYCSMLCLPLISFSAPQA